From the Winogradskyella forsetii genome, the window TTGGTGACTTGGTAAGAACCATAATTGTAGATTCTACTGTAACAGCTCGTATGAGACGAAGTGATGTTATAGACAATGCAAATATTACCGAAGGCGATGTTATTGTCGGTTTAGAGTCATTCGGACAAGCATCTTATGAAACTCAATACAATGGCGGCATGGGAAGTAATGGCTTAACTTCAGCGAGACACGACGTGTTTTCTAAATATCTAGCCAATAAGTATCCAGAAAGTTATGATGCTGCCGTACCTGAAGATTTGGTCTATTCTGGTCAAACTGAATTAACCGATACCGTTGAAAATTCGCCAATTGATGCAGGTAAATTAGTCTTATCGCCAACAAGAACGTATGCTCCAATCATAAAGGCAATTTTGAATCAATACAATAGCGATTCTATTCACGGTATGGTGCATTGTAGTGGTGGTGCACAAACCAAAATTCTTCACTTTATTGACGAACTTCATATTATAAAGGATAATATGTTTACAGTTCCGCCGTTATTCAAACTGATTCAAGAACAATCTAAAACGGATTGGAAAGAAATGTATCAAGTATTTAACTGTGGTCATCGTATGGAGCTTTATGTAAAACCCAACATTGCCAACTCCATTATTGAGATTTCTAAATCTTTTAATGTAGATGCTAAGATTATTGGTAGGGTGGAAGTATCAAATCAAAAGAAACTGACCATAAAAAGCGATTACGGTACATTTCAGTATTAATTTTTTTATAGCATGAAAA encodes:
- a CDS encoding AIR synthase related protein yields the protein MGNSVSKRYAQRGVSASKEDVHNAIKNIDKGLFPKAFCKIVPDYLTNDDDFCLIMHADGAGTKSSLAYMYWKETGDISVWKGIAQDALIMNIDDLLCVGATDNIMLSSTIGRNKNLIPGEVISAIINGTEELIEDLKSFGVTIHSTGGETADVGDLVRTIIVDSTVTARMRRSDVIDNANITEGDVIVGLESFGQASYETQYNGGMGSNGLTSARHDVFSKYLANKYPESYDAAVPEDLVYSGQTELTDTVENSPIDAGKLVLSPTRTYAPIIKAILNQYNSDSIHGMVHCSGGAQTKILHFIDELHIIKDNMFTVPPLFKLIQEQSKTDWKEMYQVFNCGHRMELYVKPNIANSIIEISKSFNVDAKIIGRVEVSNQKKLTIKSDYGTFQY